From a single Miscanthus floridulus cultivar M001 chromosome 8, ASM1932011v1, whole genome shotgun sequence genomic region:
- the LOC136475625 gene encoding pathogenesis-related homeodomain protein-like: MHSSENKLVCSNSGRSSKGNETSMELVPVPKRPTRHDASRQCKSDSPLKRSPRKVRNATLAKSIKNKYHCSTLKQWRGSDSVAGKIVTGLTARRRKKRKMQNTDEATRLERRARYFLIKIKLEQNLLDAYSGDGWNGQSREKIKPEKELQRARKQIIKCKIAIRDIIRQLGLYTSTGSVDDPAMPPDHSTNPEHTMCSTCKSHESFLSNKFIFCEGPCKRAYHEKCLEPPLNKSVLPTSSHGWLCKFCLCKMKILETINAHLGTSFTVKCPFEDIFKEATEQIDSEDALDEDWLSEYSGDEDYDPDENEDSGNCMDSGEEIMSDDSNGSGSPLYSPNDDIPDFISADLNDVEGFCHTNLDLGIDAVEDDLAQILTYQRPRSDVDYRRLNEEMFGKIIGNEEQSEDEDWGHERRKKRTRSGGAGDNSVGFSNVISDEKSQKKGRKLFRIPPAAVEVLRRAFAENELPPRDVKENLSRELGISFEKIDKWFKNTRCAALRDRKAEGKSHNMAPSKSSRNKGKAGISGKAERNGHVTGPCNNSRTNEEKCGILSGKVDPADNSCLVPLSEIINVHTRLQQNLEMRMMESTSSPVWLHNKGGCLFRTGQAKESTLATSKPCLQSEISHPTTNEASTLAQAASWMDAGACAEVQEASPWVDTGASDYQPFLDVIDEMCGLECRLQRLKENMLSSGIDGRTARESDMGNQAVVLVPTAELKEKAPHGSFLGHYCP, encoded by the exons ATGCATTCTTCGGAAAATAAACTGGTATGCTCCAACTCGGGAAGATCATCAAAAGGGAATGAGACCTCTATGGAGTTGGTTCCTGTACCAAAAAGACCAACTAGACATGATGCTTCCCGCCAATGCAAATCTGATTCTCCTTTGAAGCGATCACCAAGGAAAGTTAGAAATGCTACTCTGGCAAAAAGCATAAAGAATAAATATCATTGTAGTACCCTCAAACAGTGGAGGGGTTCAGATTCTGTTGCTGGGAAAATTGTGACAGGACTAACCGCGcggaggaggaagaaaagaaaaatgcaaaatacAGACGAGGCAACTCGCTTGGAACGAAGAGCGAGATATTTTCTAATCAAGATAAAATTGGAGCAGAATTTGCTAGATGCTTACTCTGGAGATGGATGGAATGGGCAAAG CCGGGAGAAAATAAAGCCAGAGAAGGAATTGCAGCGTGCCAGGAAACAAATCATAAAATGTAAAATTGCTATACGTGATATCATTCGCCAACTTGGTTTGTATACTTCTACTGGGAGTGTTGATGACCCAGCAATGCCTCCAGATCACTCTACCAATCCCGAACAT ACCATGTGCTCAACATGCAAGTCTCATGAATCATTTCTCAGCAATAAATTTATCTTTTGCGAAGGGCCCTGCAAAAGGGCATATCATGAGAAATGTTTGGAACCTCCCTTGAACAAAAGCG TACTTCCAACAAGTAGCCATGGATGGCTTTGCAAATTCTGTTTGTGCAAGATGAAAATTTTAGAAACTATTAATGCACATCTAGGAACAAGTTTTACAGTGAAGTGCCCCTTTGAA GatatattcaaggaagcaacggaACAAATAGACTCCGAGGATGCACTAGATGAAGATTGGCTTTCTGAGTATTCAGGTGATGAGGactatgatcctgatgaaaatgAGGACAGTGGCAACTGTATGGACAGCGGGGAGGAAATTATGTCTGATGATTCCAATGGTTCAGGAAGCCCCCTTTATTCTCCAAATGACGATATTCCCGACTTCATATCAGCAGACTTAAATGACGTGGAAGGGTTTTGTCACACCAATTTAGACTTAGGCATTGATGCCGTTGAAGATGATTTGGCACAGATCCTTACCTACCAAAGGCCAAGAAGCGATGTTGATTATAGAAGGCTTAATGAG GAAATGTTTGGAAAAATAATCGGAAATGAAGAACAGAGTGAGGATGAAGATTGGGGCCAtgaaaggagaaagaagaggacacGTTCAGGTGGTGCTGGGGATAATTCTGTGGGTTTCTCAAATGTTATATCTGATGAAAAGAGCCAAAAGAAGGGGAGAAAACTTTTCAGGATTCCTCCTGCAGCTGTCGAG GTACTTCGCAGAGCTTTTGCTGAAAATGAGCTTCCACCCCGTGATGTTAAAGAAAATCTCTCAAGAGAGTTGGGAATTTCTTTTGAAAAG ATTGATAAATGGTTCAAAAATACACGGTGTGCTGCTCTCAGAGATCGTAAG GCTGAAGGGAAGAGTCATAATATGGCTCCCAGCAAAAGCTCAAGAAATAAAGGAAAAGCTGGAATCTCAGGCAAG GCTGAAAGAAATGGTCATGTTACTGGTCCCTGCAATAACTCGAGAACAAATGAAGAAAAATGTGGTATATTATCGGGGAAGGTTGATCCAGCAGACAACTCTTGCTTGGTTCCCTTGTCTGAAATCATCAATGTGCATACACGATTGCAACAAAATCTTGAGATGAGGATGATGGAATCAACTAGCAGTCCTGTGTGGCTGCACAATAAAGGAGGTTGCTTGTTTCGAACAGGCCAAGCCAAG GAGAGTACATTAGCTACAAGCAAGCCTTGTTTGCAGTCAGAAATAAGCCATCCAACAACTAATGAAGCGAGCACTTTAGCGCAAGCTGCTTCTTGGATGGATGCTGGGGCGTGCGCTGAGGTGCAAGAAGCCTCTCCTTGGGTGGATACTGGGGCCTCAGATTACCAGCCTTTCCTGGACGTGATCGATGAGATGTGCGGACTTGAGTGCAGGCTGCAGAGGCTGAAGGAGAACATGCTCTCATCTGGGATAGATGGAAGAACCGCTAGAGAGAGTGACATGGGAAACCAGGCTGTGGTGCTTGTGCCGACCGCCGAGCTCAAGGAAAAAGCGCCGCATGGCAGTTTTTTGGGGCATTATTGCCCATAG